A window of the Anoplopoma fimbria isolate UVic2021 breed Golden Eagle Sablefish chromosome 17, Afim_UVic_2022, whole genome shotgun sequence genome harbors these coding sequences:
- the LOC129106194 gene encoding odorant receptor 131-2-like, translated as MNVSSGNVTVVMEYRDSFSKAVIKNVIVVVLGISINYVGAGLIYTFHNHQIFYMNPRYILFIHLVVNDMIQVTLTVILFVINYTIYKINVSVCCSFILVALITTENTPLNLACMAVECYIAVCIPLRHDQICTVKRTLMLIGLIWTASMLSVLPDLFFTLATEPMDFFHSRVFCLRETVFSNPLILKKRDITYSVFLVIVWFTILYTYFKILFTAQKASKDAKKARNTILLHGFQLLLCMASYATPQLKLTLLLWFPKNYPDSLFTCYIIAQVLPRSISPILYGIRDKTFRKYLKSHLSCEMSTQ; from the exons ATGAACGTGTCGTCGGGCAACGTGACCGTGGTCATGGAGTACCGAGACTCCTTCTCTAAAGCCGTGATCAAGAATGTGATCGTTGTGGTTCTCGGCATCTCCATCAACTACGTCGGTGCTGGCCTCATCTACACCTTTCATAACCACCAG ATCTTCTACATGAATCCTCGCTACATCCTTTTTATTCACCTGGTGGTCAACGACATGATCCAGGTGACGCTGACTGTCATCCTGTTCGTCATCAACTACACcatctacaaaataaatgtctctgtttgttGTAGCTTCATCCTGGTCGCTCTTATCACCACTGAAAACACGCCTCTGAACCTGGCTTGCATGGCGGTGGAGTGCTACATCGCCGTCTGCATCCCCCTTCGCCACGATCAGATCTGTACAGTAAAAAGAACGTTAATGCTGATTGGTTTAATCTGGACGGCGAGCATGTTGTCTGTTCTTCCAGATCTGTTCTTCACTTTGGCCACAGAGCCGATGGACTTCTTTCACTCCAGAGTCTTCTGTCTCAGAGAAACTGTCTTCTCAAATCCCCTCATCCTCAAGAAGAGAGATATCACATATTCAGTGTTTCTAGTCATAGTTTGGTTCACCATCTTGTACACTTACTTCAAAATTCTGTTCACTGCACAAAAAGCTAGCAAAGACGCTAAAAAGGCCAGAAACACAATCCTCCTCCATGGGTTCCAGCTGCTGCTTTGTATGGCATCGTATGCAACGCCCCAGTTAAAACTGACTCTGCTGCTATGGTTCCCCAAGAACTATCCAGACTCCCTGTTCACTTGTTATATTATCGCACAGGTCCTGCCACGATCCATCAGTCCAATCCTCTATGGCATACGAGACAAGACTTTCAGGAAGTACTTGAAAAGCCATCTTTCATGTGAAATGAGCACACAGTAA